A stretch of Palaemon carinicauda isolate YSFRI2023 chromosome 36, ASM3689809v2, whole genome shotgun sequence DNA encodes these proteins:
- the LOC137628684 gene encoding uncharacterized protein DDB_G0287625-like: MDTDYENLTPSGIGLHSNSDNDSKIYNETLKAFEKAINELVRAYVTERRGNTRSNLGSLYHGLLEGKNETGLSDTKNTSKVVKSRSKSRIRRRDKGVMYLPVRGGSPSSSSCPSYADTVASSLTQMAFASMVVTVFNAVANIANNINNNNRNDNINSNSNIDSNNANIASNNNNANQVDIIIPPPIPPGRSLEFKRKREQILRLKKISKKLLELQKARGQTASTSSSAGDQARNRTLRSATDQTRSRTLSAKDQIGSRTAWSAKDQTRSRTLPARDQPKSRASRSAKNQTVSRTSSSIRDQTRGSTLRSSRDQARSNRTSRSAKHKHIFKGNPKARPMLENNRKVEPVARLVGEVSIKDAGLSGLRTKSTAKRSKLVQKKYDSSRNIGVRPIPSDCKSRKAYARAALNTLRMVQDMLSDDIESFNHTGDANNNKMRDMEKARKDGGIFKAVDYIKNNPFYKPDNTKSEMFNDQIKLFQSDSIQGKTLEDTSVVCTPVRHLCDSLDPVTKIDSKILESLVQMIRWRDIALGQGSLYSPWKGVTPGLTCLQLTSVCQS; this comes from the exons ATGGATACAGACTACGAAAATTTAACGCCAAGTGGAATAGGCCTACACTCGAACAGTGACAATGACTCAAAGATCTATAACGAAACTCTGAAAGCATTCGAGAAGGCGATTAACGAATTAGTAAGAGCCTACGTTACGGAAAGGAGAGGGAATACGAGATCGAATCTGGGCTCGTTGTACCACGGGCTTTTAGAGGGAAAAAATGAAACGGGGTTGTCTGATACGAAAAATACTTCGAAGGTGGTTAAATCAAGGAGCAAATCACGCATTCGGAGGCGTGACAAAGGCGTCATGTATTTACCCGTCAGGGGAGGTTCCCCCTCCTCTTCTTCTTGCCCTTCGTACGCTGACACCGTGGCTTCCTCCCTAACCCAGATGGCGTTCGCTTCCATGGTTGTAACGGTCTTCAACGCCGTGGCAAACATCgccaataacatcaacaacaacaaccgcaATGACAACATCAATAGCAACAGTAACATCGACAGTAATAACGCTAATATAGCCAGTAACAATAATAACGCCAACCAGGTGGATATCATTATTCCCCCGCCAATTCCACCGGGCAGGAGTCTAGAATTCAAGAGGAAGAGAGAACAGATCCTCAGGCTGAAGAAGATCAGCAAGAAGCTCTTGGAGCTGCAGAAGGCCAGAGGTCAGACCGCAAGCACGTCAAGTTCTGCTGGAGACCAGGCCAGAAACAGAACTTTAAGGTCTGCCACAGACCAGACCAGAAGCAGGACTTTGTCCGCCAAAGATCAGATTGGAAGCAGAACTGCATGGTCTGCCAAAGACCAGACCAGAAGCAGGACTTTGCCTGCCAGAGACCAGCCTAAAAGCAGAGCTTCAAGGTCTGCCAAAAACCAGACCGTAAGCAGAACTTCGAGTTCTATCAGAGACCAGACTAGAGGCAGTACTTTGAGGTCTTCCAGAGACCAGGCTAGAAGCAATAGAACTTCAAGATCTGCCAAACATAAGCATATCTTTAAAGGCAATCCCAAAGCTAGGCCTATGCTAGAAAACAATAGAAAAGTTGAACCTGTAGCTAGACTTGTGGGAGAAGTATCCATAAAAGACGCTGGTTTAAGTGGACTTAGAACCAAGTCTACAGCAAAGAGATCAAAATTAGTACAGAAGAAATATGATTCTTCAAGGAATATTGGGGTCAGGCCTATACCGAGCGACTGCAAATCTCGCAAAGCCTATGCCAGGGCAGCTCTCAATACGCTGAGGATGGTACAGGATATGTTATCCGATGATATCGAATCCTTCAACCATACAGGTGACGCAAACAATAACAAAATGAGAGACATGGAAAAAGCAAGAAAAGACGGTGGAATCTTCAAAGCAGTCGACTATATAAAAAACAATCCTTTTTATAAACCCGATAATACTAAATCAGAGATGTTTAATGATCAAATAAAACTATTTCAGAGTGATTCAATCCAAGGAAAAACGCTAGAGGATACCTCTGTTGTGTGCACTCCAGTCCGCCATTTATGTGATTCATTAGACCCAGTGACCAAAATAGACTCGAAAATCTTAGAAAGTTTAGTTCAAATGATAAG ATGGCGTGACATCGCCTTGGGTCAAGGATCCCTTTACAGCCCATGGAAAGGCGTGACCCCAGGATTGACCTGTCTGCAGTTGACCTCCGTCTGTCAGTCATAA
- the LOC137628459 gene encoding myb-like protein W yields MKTGFCLFVYVLFSLLRVGNLTRYRHENPAGNHNSELRDSTSTLLNSAFSFRDNTRSESASVRKKIYNTKQNNFRSPRLENKKISYGKDTVVNLKNVVNEIPGVDSRKLKEKMYNLLGKIKTHPEAAIYTLITGVIPKEHTVNYSKGTKTGSISDKAHENNDKNLFSGTLKQLLRRFYKSSSMSKARRKSSRYRDISPSSIESLQPVKTPEKEEETADGPAAHSRVKRKSKGVMYLPINHPQADPCAPPKGSKLMEALPLVFLSTILSVADAVGNVINNINSNNNNNNNNNDNNINNDNTNLGANINNANQINVVPFGGRALRIARAIMNSIGRMAMGVYEAVVPWDTKKETADTGEVIADTEKVSADSEKNNADTGRVSADTGKAIVEKVLSDTNGHYDKIARKKFDFSLANTEAALAKRHTIVKRQDEDVFEHQRLYSTPELTEAVERFIPVVNMSRSKSASQVDLTKSRPCLNEKKVSLLFDDHEIKQMSQLYSGEDQKPLDVHLFHCELTKAERVFRFYLERLKENFPSINN; encoded by the coding sequence ATGAAGACGGGATTCTGTTTGTTTGTGTACGTCCTCTTCTCGCTGTTGAGAGTGGGAAATTTGACCAGATATCGACACGAGAACCCAGCTGGAAATCATAACAGCGAGTTGAGAGATTCAACGTCGACTTTGTTAAACAGTGCTTTTTCTTTTAGAGATAATACTCGCAGTGAATCTGCTTCTGTaagaaaaaagatatataacaCAAAGCAGAATAATTTTAGATCTCCCCGACTTGAAAACAAAAAGATATCTTATGGAAAAGATACAGTTGTAAACTTGAAAAATGTTGTTAATGAAATACCTGGGGTTGACTCTAGAAAACTGAAAGAGAAAATGTACAACCTTCTTGGTAAGATCAAGACACACCCAGAAGCTGCCATTTATACGTTAATAACTGGAGTAATACCGAAGGAACATACCGTCAACTACAGCAAAGGTACCAAAACAGGGAGTATATCTGATAAGGCTCatgagaataatgataagaatctcTTTTCAGGGACATTAAAGCAACTTCTCAGGAGATTTTACAAGTCTTCGTCAATGAGTAAGGCAAGAAGAAAGTCTTCCAGATACAGAGATATTTCACCATCTTCTATAGAGTCTCTTCAACCTGTGAAAACTcccgaaaaagaagaagaaactgcTGACGGCCCCGCGGCCCACTCAAGGGTTAAACGGAAGAGCAAAGGCGTAATGTACCTACCAATCAACCACCCGCAGGCCGATCCCTGCGCGCCTCCGAAGGGCTCGAAACTTATGGAGGCCCTTCCGCTGGTTTTCCTCAGCACGATCCTATCCGTCGCGGATGCCGTGGGCAATGTCATCAATAAcatcaacagtaacaacaacaacaacaataacaacaatgacaacaacatcaATAACGACAACACGAACCTGGGCGCGAACATCAACAACGCCAATCAGATCAACGTCGTGCCCTTCGGTGGAAGAGCCCTTCGGATAGCCAGGGCAATCATGAATTCCATTGGGCGAATGGCCATGGGTGTCTATGAGGCTGTAGTCCCATGGGATACTAAGAAAGAGACAGCGGATACTGGGGAGGTTATTGCGGATACTGAGAAGGTAAGTGCGGATAGTGAGAAAAACAATGCGGATACAGGGAGGGTAAGCGCGGATACTGGGAAGGCAATTGTGGAGAAGGTGTTGAGTGATACAAATGGCCATTATGACAAAATTGCCAGAAAAAAATTTGATTTCTCACTAGCCAATACAGAAGCTGCTTTAGCAAAAAGGCATACTATAGTCAAACGGCAGGACGAAGATGTATTTGAACACCAAAGATTATATAGTACACCTGAATTAACAGAAGCTGTTGAGAGATTCATTCCTGTTGTGAACATGTCTAGATCTAAAAGTGCTAGCCAAGTGGATTTAACGAAGTCCAGGCCATGTCTAAATGAGAAGAAGGTTTCTTTGCTGTTCGAtgatcatgaaattaaacaaatgaGTCAGTTGTATTCCGGGGAAGATCAGAAACCACTTGATGTTCATTTGTTTCATTGTGAATTGACTAAAGCTGAACGGGTATTTCGATTTTATCTTGAGAGATTAAAGGAGAATTTTCCTTCaattaataactga
- the LOC137628460 gene encoding uncharacterized protein, with translation MKADARKCVLFFTVHYLLKPALSGEMPHVEHNLTETGSILQETSSMPVGKSPEGKTRPLGSFDAFGRGPTLTGDKLDIKQPASPTESIDATIARLIEDISLKEKVRGRIKNEVYHKILLQTLLYHKTAHHQFVNTSNSSSGLNDTILQDWLQHVTGTDVAHRVLQDLTDGGRDPLTFDLQLGQGLSSPLSSSSSSSSSPYINADRNGTSGERVRRNDNGMMYIPVGGTKKVKCPTAADAAGSSLIQMAFLSICLTVFSIVVNVNNNINNNNNNNNINTDNNLANNNAQLSLNVNNAAQINVMLPPPGRKKRESPSFRDVWKRLELEEAVESLEEILEKLAKEREEKTFTKEQENSPFLDRSKDQGSDTMNFTHRASRPTMNPSGNHRSGAMHITKPNVNLYNHGFGTINSTQRGSRPTGKTSEKTISLMKDFTETPLSPIRTDTGNPSRPIWSYAMGGSNKNYTVSISRPTENNSEHLFRREDFQSTVVIGNKTLIKKNSSLENNISEKTNNTKAITPKKNIESLPRTLSNFPGDRIYQEKVKKKIALDRVAKNVHNKTIGQRESDAEDDMKLLKSVTTPEIAERVVKEMKLWLRGLNSSRPSCLWFNLCQALQERATWSWVTLLASFVAHHRESKRLGREAVTIEDFIRMAFTKQQCGLLFPLCSPSSEI, from the exons ATGAAGGCAGATGCTAGGAAGTGTGTATTGTTCTTTACCGTTCATTATCTGCTCAAACCGGCGTTGTCAGGTGAGATGCCACATGTCGAGCACAACTTGACCGAGACAGGAAGTATTCTTCAAGAGACGTCTTCTATGCCGGTTGGTAAGAGTCCAGAGGGCAAAACAAGGCCTCTCGGGAGCTTCGACGCCTTTGGCAGAGGCCCAACACTGACAGGAGACAAGCTTGATATCAAGCAACCAGCTAGTCCTACTGAGTCTATAGACGCGACCATTGCTAGACTCATTGAGGATATATCATTGAAGGAGAAAGTTCGAGGAAGGATTAAAAATGAGGTTTACCACAAGATACTCCTACAAACCCTCCTGTATCACAAGACGGCTCACCATCAGTTCGTCAACACCTCAAATTCCAGTTCAGGACTCAATGACACCATCCTTCAGGACTGGCTTCAACACGTTACAGGAACCGATGTCGCCCACAGAGTCCTTCAGGACTTGACGGATGGTGGGAGAGATCCCTTGACCTTCGACCTGCAATTAGGTCAAGGGTTAtcttcaccattatcatcatcatcatcatcatcatcatcgccttaTATCAATGCTGACAGGAATGGTACTTCAGGAGAGAG GGTTCGACGAAACGATAATGGCATGATGTACATTCCCGTCGGAGGAACGAAGAAAGTCAAGTGCCCCACAGCAGCTGACGCCGCGGGCAGCTCTCTGATCCAAATGGCCTTCCTCTCCATCTGCCTGACGGTCTTCAGCATCGTGGTCAAcgtcaacaacaacatcaataacaacaacaataacaacaacatcaacacggATAATAACCTGGCTAATAACAACGCCCAGCTTTCTCTTAACGTCAACAATGCTGCTCAGATCAACGTCATGTTGCCTCCGCCTggaaggaagaagagagagagtccCTCATTCAGAGATGTCTGGAAGCGGCTGGAACTGGAAGAGGCTGTGGAGAGTCTAGAGGAGATTCTTGAGAAACTTGCTAAGGAAAGAGAGGAGAAGACTTTTACTAAAGAACAAGAAAATAGTCCTTTTCTTGATAGGTCCAAGGATCAGGGATCTGATACAATGAATTTTACCCATAGGGCATCTAGGCCTACCATGAATCCTTCTGGCAATCATAGATCTGGTGCTATGCATATAACTAAGCCTAATGTGAATCTTTATAATCATGGATTTGGTACAATTAATTCGACGCAGAGGGGATCTAGGCCTACTGGGAAAACTTCAGAAAAGACAATAAGTCTCATGAAGGATTTTACAGAAACACCACTTAGTCCTATTAGAACTGATACAGGAAACCCTTCTAGGCCTATTTGGAGTTACGCTATGGGAGGCTCTAACAAGAATTATACAGTGAGTATATCTAGGCCTACAGAGAATAATTCAGAACACCTATTCAGAAGAGAAGATTTTCAAAGCACAGTTGTGATTGGTAATAAGACATTAATAAAAAAGAACTCatctcttgaaaataatatatctgAAAAAACGAATAATACCAAAGCTATTACCCCTAAGAAAAACATCGAATCTCTCCCAAGAACTCTTTCCAATTTCCCAGGAGACAGAATCTATCAAGAAAAAGTAAAGAAGAAGATCGCTCTTGATAGAGTAGCTAAAAACGTTCACAACAAAACAATTGGTCAAAGAGAAAGTGATGCTGAAGACGACATGAAGCTTTTGAAATCTGTAACGACTCCAGAAATTGCAGAGAGAGTGGTGAAGGAGATGAAATTATGGCTACGCGGCTTAAATTCATCGAGACCTTCTTGTCTGTGGTTCAATTTATGTCAGGCATTGCAGGAAAGAGCAACCTGGTCATGGGTTACATTGCTGGCCAG cttCGTCGCCCATCACAGGGAGTCAAAGCGACTAGGAAGGGAAGCTGTCACCATTGAGGACTTTATACGAATGGCATTTACCAAGCAGCAGTGTGGTCTGCTCTTTCCCCTGTGCTCTCCATCTTCGGAAATCTAA
- the LOC137628685 gene encoding AP2/ERF domain-containing protein PFD0985w-like, translating into MTRKIWQLYIIWTVLPYTISQISLFANALFPVLSKEKLPPLYIFPLLKSIPEAIMNPDYNGVGNGRNEPLYTDRNIDRSTSGGLATVGEDNVAKRDSSILRGFRKDILQNVLMQALEEHRRRHDSLEEILISGNYDVNSHGNWFVLSDQEKMEFLDKSLTMNINETKEFNRKNFVKVNKSSFIDKDKANITRNMTKDNKELKKNFEKISDIEDLISNSGISIKKTSDSQPLLRRRRRDDRAIMYLPVGSTGSGPDDCPDAVDSAAVSISQLVFLSLCLGVFTAVANVANNINNNNNNNNNNNDNNINSNNLNFAANANAGNQITIEIPPGRRKRRDLILSRISGRIRDRILNQSYFVNQTKQPYDSLLRAKLRYNEYMRGKYKVIKQ; encoded by the coding sequence ATGACCAGAAAAATCTGGCAACTCTACATAATATGGACAGTGCTGCCATACACGATATCTCAGATATCATTATTCGCTAATGCATTGTTCCCTGTCCTTTCCAAAGAAAAGTTGCCTCCTTTATATATCTTTCCATTACTGAAATCAATTCCTGAGGCGATAATGAATCCAGATTACAATGGCGTCGGGAATGGAAGAAATGAACCATTATATACTGATCGTAATATCGATAGATCCACATCGGGAGGGTTGGCAACAGTGGGAGAAGACAATGTTGCCAAACGAGATTCTAGCATTCTTCGTGGATTTCGGAAAGACATATTACAGAATGTTCTAATGCAGGCATTGGAAGAGCATCGTCGAAGACACGATTCGCTGGAAGAAATACTGATTTCTGGGAATTATGACGTAAATTCCCACGGGAATTGGTTCGTTTTAAGTGATCAAGAAAAGATGGAATTTTTGGATAAATCCCTGACTATGAACATCAATGAAACTAAGGAGTTTAATAGAAAAAACTTTGTCAAGGTTAATAAATCCAGTTTTATTGATAAAGATAAAGCAAATATCACTAGAAACATGACGAAAGATAATAAAGAACTAAAGAAAAACTTTGAGAAAATAAGTGACATTGAAGATTTAATCAGTAATTCGGGAATATCCATCAAAAAAACAAGTGACTCCCAACCACTtcttcgaagaagaagaagagacgacCGTGCCATCATGTACCTCCCCGTAGGCAGCACCGGCTCCGGCCCGGACGACTGTCCGGACGCGGTGGATTCTGCTGCCGTCAGCATCTCTCAGCTCGTCTTCCTGTCCCTCTGCCTGGGGGTGTTCACCGCCGTGGCGAACGTggccaacaacatcaacaacaacaataacaacaacaacaacaacaacgacaataacatcaacagcaacaacctGAATTTCGCCGCCAATGCCAACGCCGGAAACCAGATCACCATTGAGATTCCTCCCGGTCGTAGGAAGCGGCGGGATTTGATCCTTTCTAGGATTAGTGGAAGGATAAGAGATAGGATTCTAAATCAGAGTTACTTTGTTAACCAAACGAAACAACCTTATGATTCTTTACTCAGGGCTAAATTGAGGTATAATGAATATATGAGAGGTAAATATAAAGTTATTAAGCAATAA